One Pleurocapsa minor HA4230-MV1 DNA segment encodes these proteins:
- a CDS encoding FAD-dependent hydroxylase, which yields MLAQPETIKAGSLNLDCDIVIVGGGIVGTTLAAALKDSGLKIILIEAQSQEITAQKTQAYAFSPLSSHIYEGIGIWQDIFPHVGKYQHISLSDADYSQKVKFETKDLPGEHLGYVAQHNIVITALHKYLADCSNVTWLCPAEVVNVTTDKNISTVAVKVQGEQRLIKTKLVVGADGARSHIRSLAGIKTRGWKYWQSCVAFTIKHTAPENNTAFERFWPSGPMGVLPLPGNRCQIVWTNPHADAQALAELDESAFLAKLQTYTGSVLGELELVSQRRVFPVQLMQCDRYIKSRLALIGDAAHCCHPVGGQGLNMGIRDAASLAQILQAAHQQGQDIGTVKVLKRYESWRQIENLAILGFTDLLDRLFSNNWLPVVAMRRLGLWMMSYLKPLRIFALRLMTGLLGKKPKLAMSNEQ from the coding sequence ATGTTAGCACAACCAGAAACTATTAAAGCAGGCTCTCTTAACCTCGATTGCGACATCGTAATTGTCGGTGGTGGGATTGTGGGAACAACTCTAGCAGCAGCACTCAAAGATTCTGGCTTAAAAATTATTTTGATCGAGGCTCAGTCCCAGGAAATTACAGCTCAGAAGACTCAGGCTTACGCTTTTTCGCCCTTATCAAGCCATATTTACGAAGGGATTGGTATTTGGCAAGATATATTCCCTCATGTTGGTAAATATCAGCACATTAGTCTCAGCGATGCCGATTATTCACAGAAAGTTAAGTTTGAAACAAAGGACTTACCTGGAGAACATTTGGGCTATGTAGCGCAACACAATATAGTTATTACTGCTTTGCATAAATATTTAGCGGATTGTTCCAACGTTACTTGGCTTTGCCCAGCAGAGGTGGTTAATGTCACGACAGACAAGAATATTTCGACTGTTGCAGTTAAAGTTCAGGGAGAACAACGCCTAATTAAAACTAAATTAGTGGTTGGTGCAGATGGAGCGCGATCGCATATCCGTAGTTTAGCAGGTATCAAAACTCGCGGTTGGAAATACTGGCAATCCTGTGTCGCTTTTACGATTAAGCATACTGCCCCCGAAAATAATACCGCTTTTGAACGTTTTTGGCCCAGTGGCCCGATGGGAGTGTTGCCATTACCAGGAAACCGCTGCCAGATTGTCTGGACAAATCCCCATGCTGATGCTCAGGCTTTAGCCGAATTGGATGAGTCAGCTTTTTTGGCTAAACTACAAACCTATACTGGTAGTGTGTTAGGCGAGTTAGAACTAGTTAGTCAGCGTCGAGTATTTCCCGTGCAACTGATGCAGTGCGATCGCTATATTAAATCTCGCTTGGCTCTAATTGGCGATGCTGCACATTGTTGTCATCCTGTTGGCGGACAGGGTTTAAACATGGGTATTCGCGATGCTGCTAGTTTGGCGCAGATTTTGCAAGCAGCTCATCAGCAAGGACAGGATATCGGTACAGTTAAAGTTCTCAAGCGATATGAAAGCTGGCGTCAGATCGAGAATTTAGCAATTTTAGGTTTTACCGATTTATTAGATCGACTATTTTCTAATAACTGGTTGCCCGTAGTGGCAATGCGTCGTTTAGGGCTATGGATGATGAGCTATCTTAAGCCCCTGAGAATTTTTGCTTTAAGACTGATGACAGGTTTATTGGGTAAAAAGCCCAAGTTGGCAATGAGCAATGAACAATGA
- a CDS encoding DUF1611 domain-containing protein: MLIAKKTALIYCENQFGLMDGKTAAGLVRHSDTYNIVGVIDSSLAGEDAGEQLDQRKNNIPIFANLQSALDRLVDIPDCYIYGKAPLDATISAAERALILEAMTKGMDIINGLHEFFSEDAEFNQMAIKCGVKIQDIRKPPKLKDLHVFTGQISQVNVPVIAILGTDCACGKMTTAVELNKALNNLGIKSVLVATGQTGLMQGATYGVSIDALVSQFVIGEIENAVVQAFKQENPDIILVEGQSAVSHPAFMSSVGILKGCMPDGVILQHPPGRKFRCDFPLLPMPSIVSEIRLIKAISQAQVIAIALSHENLTATEVQKTIKSYEDRLLLPTTDVLTYGCAKLIRALYNLFPALGQQNKLNSPTPPLLTTG, encoded by the coding sequence ATGTTAATCGCCAAAAAAACCGCTTTGATTTACTGTGAAAATCAATTTGGCCTAATGGACGGTAAAACCGCAGCAGGGTTAGTTCGACACTCCGATACTTATAACATTGTCGGAGTAATCGATAGTTCCTTAGCTGGTGAAGATGCAGGAGAGCAATTAGATCAGCGGAAAAACAATATTCCCATTTTTGCTAACCTACAGTCAGCTTTAGATCGATTAGTAGATATTCCCGATTGCTACATCTATGGTAAAGCTCCTTTAGATGCGACTATATCTGCTGCTGAAAGAGCTTTGATCTTGGAAGCCATGACCAAAGGAATGGATATCATTAATGGTCTGCATGAGTTCTTTTCTGAAGATGCTGAGTTCAACCAGATGGCTATAAAGTGTGGAGTCAAAATTCAAGACATTAGAAAACCGCCAAAATTAAAAGATCTTCATGTCTTTACTGGTCAAATATCCCAAGTAAATGTTCCTGTAATTGCTATCTTAGGTACTGATTGCGCTTGCGGCAAAATGACTACCGCAGTGGAATTAAATAAAGCTTTAAACAATTTAGGGATCAAATCGGTATTAGTTGCCACAGGTCAAACAGGCTTAATGCAAGGAGCAACTTATGGTGTATCTATTGATGCCTTGGTGTCTCAATTTGTCATCGGCGAAATAGAAAATGCCGTTGTTCAAGCCTTTAAGCAAGAAAATCCCGATATTATTCTTGTCGAAGGGCAAAGTGCTGTCTCTCATCCCGCTTTTATGAGTTCGGTAGGTATTTTAAAAGGATGTATGCCCGATGGCGTTATTTTACAACATCCTCCTGGCAGGAAATTCCGCTGCGATTTTCCCCTGTTACCAATGCCAAGTATTGTCAGTGAAATTCGTCTAATTAAAGCAATTTCTCAAGCTCAGGTAATTGCGATCGCTTTAAGCCATGAAAATTTGACCGCAACAGAAGTTCAGAAAACGATCAAAAGCTATGAAGACCGTCTTTTACTACCAACTACAGATGTTTTGACCTATGGTTGTGCCAAACTAATCCGTGCTTTATACAATCTTTTTCCTGCTCTTGGTCAACAAAACAAATTAAATTCCCCAACACCTCCTTTATTAACCACAGGGTAG
- a CDS encoding alanine/ornithine racemase family PLP-dependent enzyme, whose product MPRIEITLSQIEHNARMLSELYGQQGISLMGVSKAVLGEPLIAEAMIRGGVKFIADSRLENIQRMRNARISAQFVLLRTAPSQAESIIENVDISLNTELDTLEKLNYYAAGQNKIHQIILMVEMGDLREGIMPDDIFLFIKKVLDLPQLKIIGLGCNLACYGGIKPDEQKMRQLSALSDAVEKKFPIHLSLISGGNSANYEWYQSTKNVGRINNLRLGESILLGCETVQGRTIPKLHTNAFKLIAEVIESKVKPCLPFGKIGRDAFGNIPVLRSTYPKSNGNRHRRAIVALGKQDTLVSGLSPNQDLEILGASSDHLLLDCKNSYLKVGAGVNFNLNYGSLLTAMTSPLIKKQFIQ is encoded by the coding sequence ATGCCCAGAATCGAAATTACTCTATCTCAAATAGAGCATAATGCTCGGATGCTCAGCGAACTTTACGGACAACAAGGTATTTCTTTAATGGGAGTCTCAAAAGCTGTATTGGGAGAACCTTTAATTGCCGAGGCGATGATTCGAGGAGGTGTCAAGTTTATTGCCGATTCTCGCTTAGAAAATATTCAAAGGATGCGAAATGCCAGAATATCGGCTCAGTTTGTTTTACTCCGCACTGCCCCCAGTCAAGCCGAATCGATTATTGAAAATGTCGATATTAGCCTCAATACAGAACTAGACACCCTGGAAAAGCTGAACTATTACGCAGCTGGGCAAAATAAAATTCATCAAATAATTTTAATGGTGGAAATGGGTGATTTAAGAGAGGGAATAATGCCCGATGATATTTTCCTCTTTATTAAAAAAGTTTTAGACTTACCCCAGCTCAAAATTATCGGACTCGGTTGTAATTTGGCTTGTTATGGAGGCATCAAGCCTGACGAGCAAAAAATGCGCCAATTATCAGCATTAAGCGACGCGGTGGAAAAGAAATTTCCCATTCACTTATCTTTGATTTCTGGTGGAAATTCAGCGAACTATGAATGGTATCAATCCACTAAAAACGTTGGGCGAATTAATAATCTGCGCTTGGGAGAATCAATTCTTCTAGGCTGTGAAACTGTTCAAGGTAGAACTATTCCCAAATTACATACCAATGCCTTTAAATTAATTGCCGAAGTTATTGAATCGAAAGTCAAGCCTTGTCTACCCTTTGGCAAGATTGGTCGAGATGCTTTTGGTAATATTCCCGTTTTGCGCTCAACGTATCCGAAAAGTAATGGCAATCGCCACAGAAGAGCAATTGTTGCTTTGGGCAAACAAGACACTCTGGTATCTGGCTTAAGTCCAAATCAAGATTTAGAGATATTGGGAGCTAGTAGCGATCATTTGCTTCTCGACTGTAAAAACTCTTATTTAAAAGTGGGGGCGGGTGTAAATTTCAACCTGAACTACGGAAGTCTTTTGACGGCGATGACTTCACCTTTGATCAAAAAGCAATTTATTCAATAA
- a CDS encoding DUF3134 domain-containing protein, whose amino-acid sequence MTKKYHNPALQQEPIGEPAAIIAPRENESLFRWIKSTGRFMPYQSDKFSDRKETDELDDILDQDEEVDPEE is encoded by the coding sequence ATGACTAAAAAATATCACAACCCCGCACTGCAACAAGAACCGATAGGTGAACCCGCAGCGATTATTGCCCCCAGAGAAAATGAATCTCTTTTTAGATGGATTAAAAGTACTGGTCGATTTATGCCTTATCAATCAGATAAATTTAGCGATCGCAAGGAAACAGATGAACTGGATGATATCCTAGACCAAGATGAAGAAGTAGATCCAGAAGAATAA
- the crtD gene encoding C-3',4' desaturase CrtD, with amino-acid sequence MTNELLPTLAIAPKDRQKSRVIVVGAGIGGLTAGALLAKRGYQVTVFDRAIVPGGCASTFKRRGFTFDVGATQVAGLEPGGIHHRIFEELEIDPPTASYCDPACAVFLPGETEPISVWRDAEQWQQERQRQFPGSEPFWHLLNRLFEASWRFQGRDPVLPPRSVWDIWQLISAVRPDTLITLPFALMTVADALKLYGLADNKRLKTFLDLQLKLYSQVGTEETALLYAATALAVSQAPQGLFHLEGSMQVLSDRLVAGLEKYGGKLLMRHTVKQIHTKSGKVTGVTVQNQKGETWTESADEVVANVTAQDLVRLTNDRILHNYQRRVEKLPQPSGAFVIYLGVKREAIPQDCSPHLQFLYNQDEVIGENNSLFVSVSKPGDGRAPDGQATLIASSFTDVDLWWKDGNYEQIKQQYTDEAIARLNSYFDLSAENIIYTEAATPRTFANYTARDKGIVGGLGQRIKTFGPFGFANRTPVKHLWLVGDSTHPGEGTAGVSYSALTVARQIEAGLKPL; translated from the coding sequence ATGACGAATGAACTGCTTCCTACCTTGGCGATCGCTCCAAAAGATCGACAAAAATCTCGTGTCATAGTTGTTGGTGCTGGAATAGGTGGTTTAACGGCAGGAGCATTATTGGCTAAACGTGGTTATCAGGTGACAGTTTTCGATCGGGCAATTGTGCCAGGGGGATGTGCTTCGACTTTCAAACGTCGTGGTTTTACCTTTGATGTGGGAGCGACTCAGGTAGCGGGGTTAGAGCCTGGAGGTATTCATCACCGTATTTTTGAGGAGTTAGAAATTGACCCGCCAACAGCTAGCTATTGCGATCCTGCCTGTGCGGTTTTCTTACCTGGAGAGACTGAGCCAATTAGTGTTTGGCGTGATGCGGAACAATGGCAACAGGAAAGACAAAGGCAATTTCCTGGAAGTGAGCCTTTTTGGCATCTATTAAATCGGTTATTTGAGGCAAGCTGGCGTTTTCAGGGGCGAGATCCCGTGCTTCCCCCTCGCAGTGTCTGGGATATATGGCAGTTAATCTCGGCAGTTAGACCAGATACCTTAATTACCCTGCCTTTTGCCTTAATGACTGTAGCTGATGCTTTAAAGCTTTATGGTTTGGCTGACAATAAACGCTTAAAAACCTTTCTAGATCTACAGCTAAAACTATATTCCCAAGTGGGAACAGAAGAGACAGCCTTACTTTATGCCGCCACAGCCTTAGCCGTTTCCCAAGCACCCCAAGGACTATTTCATCTCGAAGGCAGTATGCAGGTATTGAGCGATCGCCTGGTAGCTGGTTTAGAGAAATACGGTGGTAAACTTTTAATGCGACATACCGTTAAGCAGATTCATACTAAGTCGGGAAAAGTTACAGGAGTTACGGTACAGAACCAAAAAGGAGAAACCTGGACAGAATCGGCGGATGAAGTAGTAGCAAACGTTACGGCACAGGATTTAGTCAGGTTGACTAACGATCGAATTCTGCATAACTACCAGCGTCGCGTGGAAAAGCTACCCCAACCATCAGGGGCATTTGTAATTTATTTGGGAGTCAAACGAGAGGCAATCCCTCAAGACTGTTCACCCCATCTTCAGTTTCTTTATAACCAAGATGAAGTAATTGGCGAAAATAACTCTTTGTTTGTCTCTGTAAGCAAGCCTGGAGATGGACGCGCGCCCGACGGACAAGCAACTTTGATTGCCTCTTCTTTTACTGATGTAGATCTATGGTGGAAAGATGGAAACTATGAGCAGATTAAACAACAATATACCGATGAGGCGATCGCCCGTTTAAATTCCTATTTTGATCTCTCTGCCGAAAACATCATCTATACCGAAGCAGCTACCCCTAGAACCTTCGCTAACTATACCGCTAGAGACAAAGGGATCGTCGGTGGATTAGGACAACGAATCAAGACTTTTGGCCCTTTTGGCTTTGCTAACCGCACTCCAGTTAAGCATCTTTGGCTAGTGGGAGACTCCACTCATCCAGGGGAGGGTACGGCAGGGGTTAGTTATTCCGCTTTGACGGTGGCGAGGCAGATTGAAGCAGGTTTAAAACCACTTTGA
- a CDS encoding helix-turn-helix transcriptional regulator encodes MKDNSKKEKTPVRVFREELGLTRVELGRRIGLSERSLADIELGNSTPKLETVVALARECKKSLKVMIKALGIDVSGIPDDD; translated from the coding sequence ATGAAAGATAATTCCAAAAAGGAAAAAACACCCGTGAGAGTATTTAGAGAAGAGCTAGGACTAACCCGTGTTGAGCTTGGTAGGCGTATAGGGCTATCTGAAAGAAGTCTTGCTGATATAGAACTAGGTAACTCTACTCCAAAGCTTGAAACGGTTGTTGCGCTTGCTCGTGAATGCAAAAAGTCTCTGAAGGTAATGATCAAAGCATTAGGAATTGATGTATCTGGTATTCCTGACGATGACTAA
- a CDS encoding tyrosine-type recombinase/integrase translates to MKNHGKGQAAIWTPQIIRQMRSRLKSPTQRLIFEISLFTGERMGAIVQLKASDVYDKNGQVLDTITFAATTRKATKHGLAATRQVAVHPDLKFYLEAYTPASQVGYLFPSDSEIGHISLRAVDKYWRAIFDELGLSGYSTHSSRRWVINSLRKSGIEIVTIAETMGMNIQTVRHYLDNDPRECKRAIATLSI, encoded by the coding sequence ATGAAAAATCACGGCAAAGGTCAAGCGGCTATCTGGACACCGCAAATTATTCGTCAAATGCGATCGCGTCTCAAATCTCCGACTCAAAGGTTGATTTTTGAAATCTCGCTGTTTACGGGCGAACGCATGGGCGCGATTGTCCAGTTAAAAGCGAGTGATGTGTATGATAAAAATGGTCAAGTACTTGATACTATTACCTTTGCAGCGACTACGAGAAAAGCCACAAAACATGGATTGGCTGCTACCCGTCAAGTAGCAGTTCATCCAGATTTGAAGTTTTATCTTGAAGCTTATACGCCAGCGTCACAGGTAGGTTATTTATTTCCCTCAGATAGTGAGATCGGGCATATCAGTTTACGCGCGGTTGATAAGTATTGGAGAGCTATTTTTGATGAACTTGGTTTATCTGGTTACTCAACTCATTCTTCGCGCCGTTGGGTGATTAATAGCTTGAGAAAGTCAGGGATTGAAATTGTCACTATTGCTGAAACCATGGGCATGAACATTCAGACCGTGAGACATTATCTCGATAACGATCCGCGTGAATGCAAGCGAGCGATCGCCACGCTGAGTATTTAG
- a CDS encoding calcium-binding protein: MNCDNLCTAAKCEELENRLNALEIALELLQASFEAHTNQDIPEAHNYEEPEVTVSLAASEDRDLKVFVAVGSKNDSETIKLPEPEVTVSLAASEDRDLKVFVAVGSKNDSETIKLPEPEVTVSLAASEDRDLKVFVAVGSKNDSETIKLPTQPIDFDPVIPFILNRLKLEIRPEIEAEIKAEIEIAIDQKYRPSNLRLDGSFQSEMLILTVADGESQDTATISIPLDERDGIDGRDGIDGINGVDGRDGVDGIDGINGVDGRDGVDGVDGIDGIDGVDGRDGIDGRDGIDGRDGIDGADGRDGRDGIDGVDGRDGRDGIDGGGGIEYDGCGIELSYKDSELTALLTVGQCTSSSKTKIMEFSPIQVERITCVNGVAESEFVGVAVIKGTEAAEFEAYTARAAIARAQCELEPVAAVPEWWQLRPEGHRPQLIVHFGEKKPDDKIGKAMYALTIPHWYGSKDDAKKIKFEWRKGSVEGILTLKDNSKVIVNAVSKSECERILGIAKKRISAAMLVDSFTKIGDRKGQPFKQITVKPKVARYFPTGTKSMLPEWVVQLD, from the coding sequence ATGAATTGTGATAACCTTTGCACCGCTGCTAAATGCGAAGAACTTGAAAATCGTCTTAATGCTTTAGAAATTGCGCTAGAACTATTACAGGCATCGTTTGAAGCACATACAAATCAAGATATTCCCGAAGCGCATAACTATGAAGAGCCTGAAGTGACGGTTAGTCTAGCTGCTAGCGAAGATCGAGATTTAAAAGTCTTTGTAGCGGTTGGCTCAAAAAATGACAGCGAGACAATTAAACTACCAGAACCTGAAGTGACAGTTAGTTTAGCTGCTAGCGAAGATCGAGATTTAAAAGTCTTTGTAGCGGTTGGCTCAAAAAATGACAGCGAGACAATTAAACTACCAGAACCTGAAGTGACAGTTAGTTTAGCTGCTAGCGAAGATCGAGATTTAAAAGTCTTTGTAGCGGTTGGCTCAAAAAATGACAGCGAAACAATTAAATTGCCTACTCAACCAATAGATTTTGATCCAGTCATTCCTTTTATATTAAATCGTCTCAAGTTAGAAATTAGACCTGAAATTGAAGCAGAAATTAAAGCAGAAATTGAAATAGCAATCGATCAAAAATACCGCCCTTCTAACTTGAGACTTGATGGCAGTTTCCAGTCAGAGATGTTGATTTTAACTGTAGCTGATGGCGAAAGTCAAGATACGGCAACTATTTCAATTCCTTTAGATGAACGTGACGGAATTGACGGACGTGACGGAATTGACGGAATTAACGGAGTTGATGGACGCGACGGAGTTGACGGAATTGATGGAATTAACGGAGTTGATGGACGCGACGGAGTTGACGGAGTTGATGGAATTGACGGAATTGACGGAGTTGATGGACGTGATGGAATTGACGGACGAGATGGAATTGATGGACGCGACGGAATTGATGGTGCTGACGGACGAGATGGACGCGACGGAATTGATGGTGTTGACGGACGAGATGGACGCGACGGAATTGATGGTGGTGGAGGTATTGAGTATGACGGCTGTGGCATCGAACTAAGTTACAAAGACTCAGAGTTAACCGCATTACTTACCGTCGGACAATGTACTAGCAGCTCAAAAACTAAAATCATGGAATTTTCGCCGATTCAAGTAGAACGAATAACCTGTGTTAATGGCGTTGCCGAATCAGAATTTGTTGGCGTGGCAGTCATTAAAGGCACTGAAGCAGCCGAATTTGAGGCTTATACAGCACGTGCAGCAATTGCTCGAGCGCAGTGTGAATTAGAACCTGTAGCTGCTGTACCTGAATGGTGGCAGCTACGGCCTGAAGGGCATCGACCACAATTAATTGTGCATTTTGGCGAAAAAAAACCAGATGACAAAATAGGCAAGGCAATGTATGCCCTAACTATTCCTCATTGGTACGGATCGAAAGATGACGCTAAAAAGATTAAATTTGAGTGGCGTAAAGGTTCAGTCGAAGGAATATTAACCCTCAAAGACAACAGCAAAGTCATTGTTAATGCTGTCTCCAAGTCAGAATGTGAAAGAATTCTAGGCATTGCCAAAAAAAGAATATCAGCGGCAATGTTAGTCGATAGCTTTACCAAAATTGGCGATCGCAAAGGACAACCTTTCAAACAAATTACAGTTAAGCCAAAAGTTGCTCGTTATTTTCCGACGGGAACTAAGTCGATGTTACCTGAATGGGTGGTACAGCTTGATTAG
- a CDS encoding DUF2780 domain-containing protein, whose translation MELIQQLTQGLGVDESQAKGGAGLIFKMAQEQLGAGDFAQVANALPGIGNLIGEAPAGGAGIAGAIGGLAGMMGGDSGGGQLANMAGLAAGFSQLGLNPGMATKFIPIILSFTQSQGGEGIKNILAGVLQ comes from the coding sequence ATGGAATTAATTCAACAATTAACCCAAGGTCTAGGCGTTGATGAGAGTCAAGCTAAAGGTGGTGCTGGACTCATTTTTAAAATGGCACAAGAACAGCTAGGAGCTGGTGATTTTGCTCAAGTAGCTAATGCTCTTCCTGGCATTGGTAATTTAATTGGCGAAGCTCCTGCTGGTGGAGCAGGTATTGCAGGAGCAATTGGTGGCTTGGCTGGCATGATGGGGGGTGACAGTGGTGGCGGACAGTTAGCTAACATGGCTGGTTTGGCTGCTGGGTTTAGTCAACTTGGTTTAAATCCTGGCATGGCGACTAAATTTATTCCCATCATTTTGTCTTTTACTCAAAGTCAAGGCGGCGAAGGTATTAAAAATATTTTGGCAGGTGTCTTGCAATAA
- a CDS encoding CocE/NonD family hydrolase → MVKISKQTVSMLTRDNVRLDADIYRPDTPEKLPVLLMRQPYGREIASTVVYAHPRWYAAQGYIVVIQDVRGRGTSQGEFDLFTHEVADGLDTINWVSSLPYSTGKVGMYGFSYQGMTQLYTAAHQPACLKAIAPAMVAYDLHSDWAYENGAFCLWANLAWAIQLAVETARLKGDEAAYLKLKAASHNLPLNGSIAANPELMQELAPDSFYHQWLHNPDATAEYWQKRSPKYWLDRVDLPMLHVGGWFDPYLRGTMNLYQAMIAQCSQPQHLLIGPWAHLPWGSKLGEVNYGVEAQNPIDEIQVRWFDHWLKDIDTGLLEESTICLFEMGSNSWREFNSLPSEQTTFYLASDGLAGVREDSGMLWQYEEFANPSPQELIVTDLGEIVTEFDNNTDILVHDPGRPVPALGGHATYPSGSFERSLLDCRADILTYTSPALESDLHLTGTITLEIYYTTNNPSFDICAVLSTVNPNGAVFNFTQGYIRVVAPNSQIDSLKIPLQPTCMYIPAGDRLRLSLSGACFPAYPLNSGDGKLPHESRQIDHGIITIKIHSGGDYPSRLSIDGSG, encoded by the coding sequence ATGGTCAAAATTAGCAAACAGACAGTATCAATGCTGACTCGCGACAACGTGAGGCTGGATGCAGATATTTATCGTCCTGATACGCCAGAAAAGCTGCCAGTGCTTTTGATGCGTCAACCCTATGGTCGAGAAATCGCCTCAACGGTGGTCTATGCTCATCCCCGTTGGTATGCAGCCCAGGGATACATTGTCGTCATTCAAGACGTACGAGGAAGAGGAACATCACAAGGAGAGTTCGATCTTTTTACCCATGAAGTTGCCGATGGCTTAGATACGATTAACTGGGTGTCAAGCTTACCGTACAGCACTGGCAAAGTCGGGATGTATGGTTTTTCCTATCAGGGTATGACTCAGCTGTATACCGCTGCCCATCAGCCAGCCTGTTTAAAAGCGATCGCCCCAGCAATGGTAGCCTACGATCTACACAGCGATTGGGCTTATGAAAACGGTGCTTTTTGTTTATGGGCTAATCTTGCCTGGGCAATTCAACTGGCAGTCGAAACGGCGCGCCTTAAAGGAGATGAAGCAGCCTATTTAAAACTCAAAGCAGCATCCCATAATCTGCCCTTAAATGGCTCTATTGCTGCTAATCCTGAGTTAATGCAAGAATTAGCTCCCGACTCCTTTTATCATCAATGGTTGCATAATCCTGATGCTACTGCTGAATATTGGCAAAAGCGATCGCCAAAATATTGGTTAGATCGGGTAGATCTGCCAATGCTTCATGTTGGGGGATGGTTCGATCCCTATCTTCGGGGAACAATGAATCTTTATCAGGCAATGATTGCTCAATGTAGCCAACCCCAGCATCTCTTAATCGGGCCTTGGGCGCATCTTCCCTGGGGTAGTAAATTGGGTGAGGTGAACTATGGTGTGGAAGCGCAAAACCCAATTGACGAAATTCAAGTGCGCTGGTTCGATCACTGGTTAAAAGACATTGATACAGGATTACTAGAAGAATCAACTATCTGTCTATTTGAAATGGGCAGCAATAGCTGGCGAGAGTTTAATAGTTTACCTAGCGAGCAAACCACCTTTTACCTAGCGAGTGATGGTTTAGCTGGTGTCAGAGAAGATAGTGGCATGTTGTGGCAATACGAAGAGTTTGCCAATCCTTCTCCTCAAGAACTAATCGTTACCGATCTGGGCGAGATAGTTACTGAATTTGACAACAATACAGATATTTTAGTTCACGATCCTGGGCGACCAGTACCCGCATTAGGGGGACATGCTACCTATCCTAGTGGCTCTTTTGAGCGATCGCTTTTAGACTGTCGTGCCGATATTCTGACCTACACCTCCCCCGCTTTAGAATCAGATTTACATCTAACAGGAACAATAACCTTAGAAATCTACTACACGACTAATAATCCTAGCTTTGACATCTGTGCCGTCTTATCTACAGTAAATCCAAATGGAGCAGTATTTAACTTTACTCAGGGCTATATTCGAGTAGTTGCGCCAAATTCTCAGATCGACTCACTCAAAATCCCCCTACAACCAACCTGTATGTATATTCCAGCAGGCGATCGCTTACGTCTTAGTCTCAGTGGAGCTTGTTTTCCAGCTTATCCTCTCAATTCAGGCGATGGCAAATTACCTCATGAATCTCGTCAGATCGATCATGGCATCATTACCATCAAGATTCATTCAGGGGGTGACTATCCTTCTAGATTATCGATCGATGGTAGTGGTTAG
- the cobM gene encoding precorrin-4 C(11)-methyltransferase codes for MNLTQITLKPAVYIIGAGPGDPELLTIKAYKILIQADVILYADSLVPKQILEDVRSDAELVATGSKTLEQIIPLAIERVRQGKSVVRLHSGDLTLYSAIAEQMQAFTEADIPFELIPGISAFQAAAAKLSTELTIPELVQTIILTRVSGEASAVPETEELASLAAHKASLCLYLAARHIEKAQDQLLEHYPADTPVAVCYRVGWQDEQIWVVPLTKMAEVTRENNLIRTTLYLISPALQQAVTTRSRLYHPEHNHLFRPVKKSELIINGQN; via the coding sequence ATGAATTTAACTCAAATTACTCTAAAACCTGCGGTCTATATTATTGGTGCTGGGCCAGGAGATCCAGAATTACTGACTATTAAGGCATATAAAATTCTAATTCAGGCTGATGTCATTCTCTATGCTGATTCATTAGTACCTAAGCAGATTCTAGAGGATGTTCGCAGTGATGCCGAACTGGTGGCAACGGGTAGCAAAACCCTAGAGCAAATCATTCCCCTGGCAATTGAACGAGTCAGACAGGGTAAATCAGTTGTGCGTCTACATTCGGGCGATTTAACTTTATATAGTGCGATCGCTGAACAGATGCAGGCGTTTACTGAAGCAGATATTCCCTTTGAATTGATTCCTGGGATTAGTGCTTTTCAGGCTGCTGCTGCCAAACTTAGTACGGAGTTGACCATTCCCGAGCTAGTACAGACGATCATTCTTACCCGAGTTAGTGGTGAAGCCTCTGCTGTCCCCGAAACCGAAGAATTAGCCTCTCTGGCTGCCCACAAAGCTAGTTTATGTCTCTATCTAGCTGCCCGCCACATCGAAAAAGCACAGGATCAACTATTAGAACATTACCCCGCAGATACTCCCGTGGCAGTTTGCTATCGTGTGGGCTGGCAAGATGAGCAAATCTGGGTCGTACCTCTAACTAAAATGGCTGAGGTAACGAGGGAAAACAATTTAATCAGGACAACTTTATATTTAATTAGTCCTGCATTGCAACAGGCGGTAACGACTCGTTCACGTCTTTATCATCCCGAACACAATCATCTATTTCGACCAGTCAAAAAGTCTGAATTAATCATCAATGGTCAAAATTAG